Below is a window of bacterium DNA.
CTCGATCGAGGCGAGCTTGCGATCACTCAGTATGCCGAAGAACTCCCTCAGGCCGTACGCGAACTCCAGCTACTCACAGCAAAACCATTTATATATGCCTTCAATGTCGATGAGACTGGCTTATCTGACACAGCCAGGCATCAGGAGCTCATCGCAAGTGTCGCTCCCCTCCCCGCAATCGTACTTTGTGCCGAGCTTGAGTCACAGCTCAAAGATATGAGTGCCGAAGACGCGCGTGAGCTGTTGTCAGAATATGGACAACAAGAGTCTGGCTTGGAGAAGCTTGCGCATCTCGGTTTTGAGACGCTGGGCCTACAGACATACTTCACAGCAGGAGAAAAAGAAGCCCGAGCTTGGGTTATACCGCAAGGTGCTACTGCTCCAGAAGCCGCTGGTGTAATTCATACAGACTTCGAGAAAGGCTTTATTAAGGCCGAGGTTGTAAACTACGAGGATTTCATCAGGCTCGGTGGCTGGTCCGGTGCGCGTGAGGCTGGCAAGGCTCGCCTCGAAGGTCGTGATTACGTCATGCAAGATGGCGACGTCGTACTGTTTAAATTCAACGTGTAAATAAAAAGCCCGATCTGTCGATCGAGCGATCTGTGCTAATCAAACAAAGCTGCGCGTATCTCACGCAAGAAATTTGTCGGCACTATTTTGGTCTTCTCGCGCTGATGGTGCTCACCAAACTCCGGATCGGTCCAGCTTGCAACCCGCGACTTGCACCTCTCGACCATACCGCGGTCGAATATACCCATGCACATGGGGCTTGGATCAGGTACGCGAAAAGCATTGTTCATCAGCCAGCAATATGTCACCAGATCAGTACCAAGCTGTTGCTCATACATACGATCAAGCTGTTCGATGACCTGCCAGTATTCATCCTTCTCATGGGGAGTCAACGACGCCTTGTCTGGCGCGTGCCTGAGCAGCGTCATGTATGCTCCGCCCAAGTAGTACTGATCTTGAGCCAGGACTACTCGCCACAAGCTGGTCTCAATCACAACTACATCGCCTTCGGGATCATTCAGTACACGTCAAATCTCACAGCCATCTACTCGCTCGTAATCCAAGGTGCTTTCATTTGTCGCTTATCAAGACCTAGAAAGTATAGAATTCGTGATGCTCTAGACAAGCATAGGTATGATGAATTACTTCACGCGTTCGAGATATGCGCCAGTACGAGTATCGACCTTGACCATATCGCCAGCCTTAATGAAAAGTGGGGCTTGAACTTCGATGCCAGTCTCGAGCTTCACGGCCTTGGTAGCGCCAGCAGCCGAGTTGCCTTTGTCAGAACCAGGAGCTTCCACTACCTTGAGCGGTACATTCTTCGGCCATTCGAAGCCAATAATTTGATCCTGGAAGAGATAACCTTCGATCTCGCCTCCTTCGAGGATATACTTTGGCAAGTCGGCATCAATCTTCGTCGAGACTTCATGGGTCTCATACGATTCCATATCCATCAGGGAGTGAGTGTCACCCTGCGTATACAGATACTGGAGCTTCACGCGCTGCAGGTCAGCCGGCTTCACGCGCTCATCATTGCGGAAGGTACGATCAATCACCCCGCCTGTGATGAGGTTCTTGAGCTTAGTATTTACAATCGAGCCACCACGACCCATCTGCTTCTGGGCATAATCTACTACCCTATAGGGCGCTCCATCTATCTCGATAAGCGTATCTTTACGTAAATCAGTTGGTCCGTACATATTAAAAATCTCCTATGATTTAGGAGGCATGTAAGCTTGGATGAGCTGCAAGGCAGCGGCGAGAATCGCAGTGCAGCTTAGTAGACGTAAGTGCAGCGAGACTCACAGGCGCTAACGAAGCGGCTCGCCAAGACCGCATGCCGTTTATTTGACAACGAATGGCAAAAGAGCCAGATGTCGAGCCCGCTTCAAAGCCTTCGCCAAGAGACGTTGATGCTTCATCGATGCGCCAGTGCGCTTACGCCCTTCGATCTTACCGACACTATTTACATAGCGCTGCAAAAGCTTCACGTCTTTGTAGTCAATAACTTCGACTTCTTCGCTATAGAGCTTATTTTGTTTACGAAATTCTGCCATTATATTCCTTTCAATTCCTTAAAACGGGATGTCATCCAGATTAATCTCATCGTCGCCCATATCTTCGATATCTGCAGCAGGCTTACCAGCCTTCTTTGGTGCCGGCGCATCGCCTGAACCACCACCATCTCCGGGTCCACCGATGAAATTAATGTCTGTGGCCACGATCTCGGTACGCGAACGCTTACTACCGTCCTGAGCTTCCCACTGACGCGTCTGGAGTCGCCCAACGATCAATGCCCGTCGACCCTTAGTGAGATACTGACTGACAAGCTCACCCAACTTACCCCCTGCAACGACATCATGATATTCAACAGCGTCCTTACGATCCCCACTCTGTGGATCTTGCCAACTACGATTGGTTGCTATTGCAAAACTTGCAACTGATTGGCCTGATGGTGTTGTGCGCAGTTCAGGATCACGCGTCAAATTACCCATAATGATTGCTTGATTGAAGTCCTTTGCCATGACTCTTCCCTTTCCTAAATTCTAAATACTACTTCGTTATTCTTGTACTTCGTCTTCGGCTTTGCTTTGCGTCTTGTCTGTCTTAGTAGACTTCACCTTAGTAGGGTCAGATTTTGGCTTGTTGATCGCCTTCACATCTTCAAGTGACACAACCAGATAGCGCATCACTTCATCAGTAATACGCAAGGTATTATCGAGTGGCTGCACCTGAGCTGGATCAAGAGAGACTTGATAGAAGACATAGAGTCCCCAATCTTGCTTTTTGATCTTATAGGCAAGCTTACGCTTTCCCCAATTGTCTTTCTTCTCAATTTTTCCGCCGAGACCGGTTATAACGGTCTCAATCTTGGCTGTCGCCCGCTCGAGGTCTATCTCGAGATCTGGGTGTAACACTACTGCAACTTCGTATTGTCGCATGAGCTTCCTTTCTGTGGTTCCCCGCTCGGCACTATCGTCATCCGAGTGTGCCTCACAGCTTCATCGAAGCCTCTAAGAACTTCGATAAAAAGGTATTAATTTATTCTTACAATACCGTAATTGTACCGAAAATACTTGATTCGGTCAAGTGCGGGCTATGCGCGTATAATCATCGTATGCAATACCTCGC
It encodes the following:
- the ychF gene encoding redox-regulated ATPase YchF; this encodes MSNLSIGIVGLPNVGKSTLFNALTKSDILAANYPFATIEPNVGIVPLPDSRLNDLAHTVQAAKTVPAPVSFTDIAGIVKGAAEGAGLGNKFLSHIRECAAIVQVVRAFENDDIIHVDNSIDPARDIDTIKTELILADLSTVDKAITRHEKEAKNSADAKQAVGDLQSLRATLDRGELAITQYAEELPQAVRELQLLTAKPFIYAFNVDETGLSDTARHQELIASVAPLPAIVLCAELESQLKDMSAEDARELLSEYGQQESGLEKLAHLGFETLGLQTYFTAGEKEARAWVIPQGATAPEAAGVIHTDFEKGFIKAEVVNYEDFIRLGGWSGAREAGKARLEGRDYVMQDGDVVLFKFNV
- a CDS encoding elongation factor P: MYGPTDLRKDTLIEIDGAPYRVVDYAQKQMGRGGSIVNTKLKNLITGGVIDRTFRNDERVKPADLQRVKLQYLYTQGDTHSLMDMESYETHEVSTKIDADLPKYILEGGEIEGYLFQDQIIGFEWPKNVPLKVVEAPGSDKGNSAAGATKAVKLETGIEVQAPLFIKAGDMVKVDTRTGAYLERVK
- a CDS encoding 30S ribosomal protein S18 — translated: MAEFRKQNKLYSEEVEVIDYKDVKLLQRYVNSVGKIEGRKRTGASMKHQRLLAKALKRARHLALLPFVVK
- a CDS encoding single-stranded DNA-binding protein, whose translation is MAKDFNQAIIMGNLTRDPELRTTPSGQSVASFAIATNRSWQDPQSGDRKDAVEYHDVVAGGKLGELVSQYLTKGRRALIVGRLQTRQWEAQDGSKRSRTEIVATDINFIGGPGDGGGSGDAPAPKKAGKPAADIEDMGDDEINLDDIPF
- the rpsF gene encoding 30S ribosomal protein S6, which produces MRQYEVAVVLHPDLEIDLERATAKIETVITGLGGKIEKKDNWGKRKLAYKIKKQDWGLYVFYQVSLDPAQVQPLDNTLRITDEVMRYLVVSLEDVKAINKPKSDPTKVKSTKTDKTQSKAEDEVQE